One Hermetia illucens chromosome 4, iHerIll2.2.curated.20191125, whole genome shotgun sequence DNA segment encodes these proteins:
- the LOC119653464 gene encoding uncharacterized protein LOC119653464 — MKLLIFLFAIFVFVAAHWEPRSKEQHDKDGEACFKSEVIHGDMIDYETKCFLRCVLMKNNVWNDTTGYNVERAYNEATHIGLRASKEGLTECNSDDKKDKDPCLWVNNILRCAYEHNYMKPNF; from the exons ATGAAGTTGTTAATCTTCCTTTTTGCAATCTTTGTGTTT GTTGCCGCCCACTGGGAACCGAGAAGCAAGGAACAGCATGACAAAGACGGTGAAGCGTGCTTTAAATCTGAGGTCATTCATGGAGACATGATTGATTACGAGACTAAATGCTTTTTGCGGTGTGTCCTAATGAAAAACAATGTCTGGAATGATACCACAGGATACAATGTGGAGAGGGCATATAATGAAGCCACTCACATTGGACTAAGGGCATCAAAGGAAGGTTTGACCGAGTGCAATAGTGATGACAAGAAGGATAAGGATCCTTGCCTATGGGTCAACAATATTTTGAGATGTGCTTATGAGCACAATTATATGAAACCGAATTTTTAG